The stretch of DNA TCTTTCAATGTCTTTTGAGGATGTGATTTGGCTATTATTTCATCCACCATATTGGTATTCCATCTATATGTATTTTTAATTTTTTCGCAACTGTTTGTTCTGCATGAGCATATTTGACTTTTATCATTTCAAAATTTCTAAAGATTTCTTGAGGTTTTCTTTTTTTTGTAGGTTTAGATAAAAGTTGATAGTAAGAAGGTATTAAATAAGGTATTCCCTCTAATTCTAAATACTGAGCAATTTCAAAAGGTATATAACTATTATAAGGAAGAGTTATTCCACCCTTTTCTGTTTTTGAGGGATCAAGTTCAATTTCTTCACTTTCGCAAACTTTCATCTCAATTATTAAATCTTCAGGTCTCCCAAGATATAAAAAGTAAGGAGGATTTGAAAGAGAACATAAAAGTTTACTGTGAAGTTTTTCATTTGACATTTTTATATGAATTATCAATTCAAGATCAATTAAAGATGTCACAATAATAGGGTAGCGCTTCCCTTCCTTTTTATCCTTTTCATATTTGTGATAACTAATAAACTCGCGAACTAAATTCCCATATTTGCCTTGAACAGAAATATTTATATCATTTATGGTGGTTGAACTTGAAAGAACATTATGAACTAAACCAAGAATTGTAGAATAGGGTGGTAATGGATAAGTCTCAATTACTTCCATTGAATATGGAACCCTAAAAACTGCTTTTTCCTGGAATGTTTTGAGTTTTATTATTCTATTGTTCATTATATGCCTTTACTACCTCCTCTTTAATTTTGTCCAAAGTCTCAAAAGGGGATTCATTAATGCCCAAATCGTCACCAAATTCTCCTTTTTGGATTCCTTTGAATGTGAAATTCTCTATTTTTCTTTTATTTTTTTCATCAATCTTATATTCTGTTTCAAGGACTTGTTTTATCCCTTCCCATTTTATGTAAGGTTTAGAACCTTTAAACTCTATATTTACAGCGTTATGGAAAAATGGAGATTTTATATGATATACTCCACCAATTATAAAGAGAGGTATTAAACTTTCTCTTTTTCCTCGTATGTCACGAAATAGGAATTTAGTGGCTTCTATCAAGTCGCATACTCTTTTTATTTTTTCTTCCTTTGTGAGATGATGGTTGAAGTTCTTATCTTCACCGACTCTATCTAAATCAACGGAAAGGGTATATTTGTAATAATTATATCCCGTTTCAATGTTCGCCATATCAGGATTTCTTTTTAATCTATCCGCAAAATTTTTATTTGTCAAAAGCTCCTGATCACCATACCATGGTTCCAGAGAAATCAAATGTGTTAATTTAGCGACCGCTGCTCTTGTTTGTGCCTGTTGTCCTTTTCCAGCAGTTATCATATACCCAAAAAGATCTGCTTCTTCTGGAAATTCTTTTCTTAATTGATCAGGATTATATTGTATTACACCCTCAGCTGGTGTTAATTGTGCATATTTCCATATATTGTGTTCTACTAACCAGTTCACTATAGAATATCTTAACGCCTGCCGAGAAGTAAAAAGATAAGTTTCTCCACTACCTCTATGAACCTTTTTTGCTATAGAGACATTTCCATACCCTTCATCATAATTACATGGAAATGCCTTAACAATATAAGTTATTGTTAGAGATGGTCTATTCATTGTTCACCTCCTTTTTATTTATCTCTAGTTCTTGTTTTTCTGTGCTTTCAGGATTTATAAATCCTGTTAAAAAAGCTAAAGCTTTCTCTTGAAAGGAAACTTCTTCACTTTCTGTTAACAATGAAAAAAGAGTTTCTGGAACAGGTTTTTTATATACTACAAAGAGCCTTAGGAGTTCATTATAAAAATCTTCCTTTCTTGCTCCTCTGATTAATGTTAAAAACCTTTGAGAAATATGAAATCGCTTCTCCTTATCAATCTCCTCTAGTGAAAAACTAATTCTTCCTGCCTCTTGAATACCCTTCAATATCCCATAAGATGTTTTTGCACTCATGTTTGACCTCCTCTTTTGGTTTATTAAAAATTCTAATAAAATTATGCTCCATATAGGGAGCAAATAAGTATCTTTATCCTTGATTTTCTCAGAAAGCATTTTAAAGGCAATATAAATTAAAGGTTTTTTCTCTAACAATCTTTTTAATATTTCCGTTGAAAGATATACTTCATTATTTTTATAAATCTCATACCTGAAAGAAAGATTTTTAAAAAGCTCCCTGACATCAAATTCACTAAATACTTCGGCAAATGCTTTATCAATATTAAAATATACAAATTTAGGTTTTCCTTCCTTCTTATTCGGCGATGTCTTTATTTCTGCAAAGT from Candidatus Kryptobacter tengchongensis encodes:
- a CDS encoding CRISPR-associated protein Cas5t, which gives rise to MNNRIIKLKTFQEKAVFRVPYSMEVIETYPLPPYSTILGLVHNVLSSSTTINDINISVQGKYGNLVREFISYHKYEKDKKEGKRYPIIVTSLIDLELIIHIKMSNEKLHSKLLCSLSNPPYFLYLGRPEDLIIEMKVCESEEIELDPSKTEKGGITLPYNSYIPFEIAQYLELEGIPYLIPSYYQLLSKPTKKRKPQEIFRNFEMIKVKYAHAEQTVAKKLKIHIDGIPIWWMK
- a CDS encoding CRISPR-associated protein Cst2, with the translated sequence MNRPSLTITYIVKAFPCNYDEGYGNVSIAKKVHRGSGETYLFTSRQALRYSIVNWLVEHNIWKYAQLTPAEGVIQYNPDQLRKEFPEEADLFGYMITAGKGQQAQTRAAVAKLTHLISLEPWYGDQELLTNKNFADRLKRNPDMANIETGYNYYKYTLSVDLDRVGEDKNFNHHLTKEEKIKRVCDLIEATKFLFRDIRGKRESLIPLFIIGGVYHIKSPFFHNAVNIEFKGSKPYIKWEGIKQVLETEYKIDEKNKRKIENFTFKGIQKGEFGDDLGINESPFETLDKIKEEVVKAYNEQ